From a single Mycolicibacterium mengxianglii genomic region:
- a CDS encoding ABC transporter permease translates to MTLQDRIAAANADVSERATEAQPNVLARLKLGDITLRIVAGLVLLYLFVPIGVIVLFSFNDPQGKFNYSWQGFTLKNWADPFKYPPLTDALKLSLNVAAVSTAIALVLGTLVAIALVRQRFRGSQAVDGFLILPLTAPEVVMGASLLTLFLDLGWPTGYTTIVIAHIAFQVSFIAMTVRARVRGFDWTLEDASMDLGASPTRTFFRVTLPLIVPGIVAAAMLSFALSLDDFIITYFVSGSTVTYPLYVNAAVKAAVPPQINVLATAILVISLVLIGVGTLYRRKRIDA, encoded by the coding sequence ATGACGCTTCAAGATCGGATCGCGGCCGCCAACGCCGACGTGAGCGAGCGGGCCACCGAGGCGCAGCCGAACGTGTTGGCCCGGCTCAAACTCGGCGACATCACCCTGCGCATCGTGGCGGGACTGGTACTGCTGTACCTGTTCGTGCCGATCGGCGTCATCGTGCTGTTCTCGTTCAACGATCCGCAGGGCAAGTTCAATTACTCCTGGCAGGGCTTCACCCTGAAGAACTGGGCCGACCCGTTCAAGTATCCGCCCCTGACCGACGCACTCAAGTTGAGTCTCAATGTCGCCGCGGTCTCCACCGCGATCGCATTGGTGCTCGGCACATTGGTGGCGATCGCCCTTGTCCGGCAACGATTTCGGGGCAGCCAAGCGGTCGACGGATTTCTCATCCTGCCGCTGACCGCACCTGAAGTGGTGATGGGCGCTTCGCTGCTGACGCTGTTCCTCGATCTGGGATGGCCCACCGGTTACACGACCATCGTCATCGCCCACATCGCCTTCCAGGTGAGCTTCATCGCGATGACCGTGCGCGCCCGGGTACGTGGCTTCGACTGGACGCTCGAGGACGCCTCGATGGACCTCGGCGCCAGCCCCACGCGGACGTTCTTCCGCGTCACACTGCCGTTGATCGTGCCCGGGATCGTGGCGGCGGCAATGCTGTCCTTCGCGCTCTCGCTCGACGATTTCATCATCACCTACTTCGTCAGCGGATCCACGGTGACCTATCCGCTGTATGTGAACGCCGCGGTCAAAGCCGCGGTGCCGCCGCAGATCAACGTGCTCGCCACGGCAATCCTGGTGATCAGCCTGGTGCTGATCGGAGTGGGAACGCTGTACCGCCGCAAGCGGATCGACGCCTGA
- a CDS encoding class I SAM-dependent methyltransferase encodes MLTVDFNRLAVGPGTKVIDVGAGAGRHSFEAYRRGADVIAFDQDKEELENVTTMFEAMAEAGEVPDTARAEAVAGDALALPYADGTFDVVIASEILEHVPQDEAAIAELVRVLKDGGTLAVTVPRWLPERLCWLLSDEYHANEGGHIRIYKADELRDKVLARGMRFIHSHHAHALHAPYWWIKCAVGVEKNQHPAVTAYHRLLVWDMMSAPALTRTAEAALNPLIGKSVALYFEKPPAPEVG; translated from the coding sequence ATGCTGACCGTCGACTTCAACCGGCTCGCTGTCGGGCCGGGAACCAAGGTGATCGACGTCGGCGCCGGCGCCGGCAGGCACAGCTTCGAGGCTTACCGCCGCGGCGCCGATGTGATCGCCTTCGACCAGGACAAGGAAGAGCTGGAGAACGTCACCACGATGTTCGAGGCGATGGCCGAGGCCGGTGAGGTCCCGGACACCGCTCGCGCCGAAGCTGTCGCCGGTGACGCGCTGGCGCTGCCGTACGCCGACGGCACGTTCGACGTGGTGATCGCCTCGGAGATACTCGAACACGTCCCGCAGGACGAAGCGGCGATCGCCGAGTTGGTGCGCGTGCTCAAAGACGGTGGCACCCTTGCGGTCACGGTGCCGCGGTGGCTTCCCGAGCGGCTGTGCTGGCTACTCTCCGATGAATACCACGCCAACGAGGGCGGCCATATCCGCATCTACAAAGCCGATGAGCTGCGTGACAAGGTCCTGGCTCGCGGCATGCGGTTCATCCATTCCCACCACGCGCACGCGCTGCATGCACCGTACTGGTGGATCAAATGCGCCGTCGGCGTGGAGAAGAACCAGCATCCCGCGGTCACCGCGTACCACCGTCTGCTGGTGTGGGACATGATGTCCGCGCCGGCGTTGACCCGAACCGCCGAGGCGGCGCTCAATCCACTGATCGGAAAGAGCGTCGCACTCTATTTCGAGAAGCCGCCCGCCCCGGAAGTGGGGTGA
- a CDS encoding glycosyltransferase family 4 protein — MRIALLSYRSKTHCGGQGVYVRHLSRGLVEQGHHVEVFSGPPYPDGLDPRVRLCKVPSLDLYREPDPFRVPRPSEIRSQIDLLELATMWTAGFPEPRTFGLRVARLLAERRADFDVVHDNQSLGTGLRKIAASGMPVVATVHHPITRDRVLDLAAARWWRKPLVHRWYGFAEMQKRVARTIPDLLTVSTTSATDIAADFGVSPEQLHVVPLGVDTTVFAPTERPRVPGRIIAIASADVPLKGVSNLLQAVAKLRTERDVELQLVARLESKGPTEKLIADLGISDIVHISSGLTDADLAALLASAEIACIPSLYEGFSLPAVEAMASGTPIVASRAGALPEVLGQDGAAAVLVQPGNVEELTKSLGELLDNPDQLHRMGIAGRRRAVEVYSWESVAAQTVTVYRRAIDRMSAC, encoded by the coding sequence ATGCGCATCGCCCTGCTGTCCTATCGCAGCAAGACACACTGCGGAGGCCAGGGTGTCTATGTCCGCCATCTCAGCCGCGGCCTGGTCGAGCAGGGTCATCACGTCGAGGTGTTCTCGGGCCCGCCGTACCCCGACGGTCTCGACCCCCGGGTGCGCCTGTGCAAGGTGCCCAGTCTGGACCTGTACCGCGAGCCGGACCCGTTCCGGGTTCCACGACCCAGCGAGATCCGCAGCCAGATCGATCTGTTGGAGCTGGCCACGATGTGGACGGCCGGGTTCCCCGAACCCAGGACCTTCGGCCTGCGCGTCGCGCGCCTGCTCGCCGAGCGCCGCGCCGACTTCGACGTCGTCCACGACAACCAGAGCCTGGGTACGGGACTGCGCAAGATCGCGGCTTCGGGCATGCCGGTGGTCGCCACGGTGCATCACCCGATCACCCGGGACCGGGTGCTCGACCTGGCCGCTGCCCGATGGTGGCGCAAACCTCTGGTCCACCGCTGGTACGGATTCGCCGAGATGCAGAAGCGCGTCGCCAGGACCATTCCGGACCTGCTGACCGTCTCGACCACCTCGGCCACCGACATCGCCGCCGACTTCGGCGTGAGCCCCGAGCAATTGCACGTGGTTCCTCTGGGCGTGGACACCACGGTGTTCGCCCCCACCGAACGTCCCCGTGTCCCCGGACGCATCATCGCCATCGCCAGCGCCGACGTGCCCCTCAAAGGGGTGTCCAATCTGCTGCAGGCGGTGGCCAAGCTGCGCACCGAACGTGATGTCGAACTGCAACTGGTCGCCCGGTTGGAGAGCAAAGGCCCCACCGAGAAGTTGATCGCCGACCTCGGCATCTCCGATATCGTGCACATCTCCAGCGGACTGACCGACGCCGATTTGGCCGCACTCCTGGCCTCTGCCGAGATCGCCTGCATCCCTTCCCTTTACGAGGGATTTTCGCTGCCGGCAGTAGAGGCCATGGCCAGCGGGACACCGATCGTGGCCAGCCGCGCCGGGGCATTGCCCGAAGTCCTGGGCCAGGACGGAGCTGCCGCGGTGCTGGTGCAGCCCGGCAATGTCGAGGAGCTCACCAAGAGCCTCGGCGAGCTGCTCGACAATCCCGACCAGCTGCACCGGATGGGGATCGCCGGCAGACGCCGGGCAGTCGAGGTCTACAGTTGGGAATCCGTTGCCGCCCAGACGGTTACGGTCTACCGCCGCGCAATCGATCGGATGTCTGCATGCTGA
- a CDS encoding class I SAM-dependent methyltransferase — MADTDTTPAALRSQQTERLFALAERVTGFMPADEGRALYEAACAYLNGGVGVEIGTYCGKSTVLLGAAALTTDGVVYTIDHHHGSEEHQPGWEYHDTSMVDSHTGLFDTLGTFRHTLDEMALPDNVIAVVGKSPVVARTWRTPLNVLFIDGGHTEEAAHRDFEGWAQWVIPGGALLIHDVFPNPDDGGQAPYQIYRRALESEQFREISAMKSLRVLERVSGAAGEPVASAR; from the coding sequence ATGGCCGATACCGATACGACCCCTGCCGCACTTCGCTCCCAGCAAACTGAACGCCTGTTCGCTCTCGCGGAGCGGGTGACGGGTTTCATGCCTGCCGACGAAGGGCGTGCGCTGTATGAGGCGGCCTGTGCCTACCTCAACGGCGGCGTCGGGGTCGAGATCGGCACCTACTGTGGGAAGTCGACCGTGCTGCTGGGTGCGGCCGCGCTGACCACCGACGGCGTCGTGTACACCATCGACCACCATCACGGCTCCGAGGAACATCAGCCGGGTTGGGAGTACCACGACACGAGCATGGTCGACAGCCACACGGGATTGTTCGACACGCTGGGCACCTTCCGGCACACCCTCGACGAGATGGCGTTGCCGGACAACGTCATCGCGGTGGTAGGCAAATCGCCGGTGGTGGCGCGGACCTGGCGGACGCCGTTGAACGTGCTGTTCATCGACGGTGGCCACACCGAGGAGGCTGCCCACCGGGATTTCGAGGGCTGGGCGCAGTGGGTGATCCCGGGCGGCGCGCTGCTCATCCATGACGTGTTCCCCAACCCCGACGACGGTGGCCAGGCCCCCTACCAGATCTACCGGCGCGCGCTGGAAAGCGAGCAGTTCCGGGAGATCTCGGCGATGAAGTCATTGCGGGTGCTGGAGCGGGTGAGCGGGGCAGCGGGCGAGCCCGTGGCTAGCGCTCGCTGA
- the pncA gene encoding pyrazinamidase PncA has protein sequence MRALIIVDVQNDFCEGGSLAVTGGAAVARAITELLTGPHEYHHVVATKDFHIDPGEHFSDTPDYRVSWPRHCVAGTPGADFHPELDTSAVEEVFYKGHYAAAYSGFEGADDAQTPLADWLRTRDVDEVDVVGIATDYCVRATAADAVRAGLRTRVLADLTAGVAADSTAAALEELRAATVAIVGA, from the coding sequence ATGCGTGCGCTGATCATCGTCGACGTCCAGAACGATTTCTGCGAAGGCGGTTCGCTGGCCGTCACCGGCGGTGCCGCCGTTGCCCGGGCGATCACCGAACTACTGACAGGCCCGCACGAGTACCACCATGTGGTGGCCACCAAGGATTTCCACATCGACCCCGGGGAGCACTTCTCCGACACCCCGGACTATCGGGTGTCCTGGCCGCGGCATTGTGTCGCCGGAACTCCCGGTGCGGACTTCCATCCGGAGTTGGACACCTCCGCGGTGGAGGAGGTGTTCTACAAGGGTCACTACGCAGCTGCCTACAGCGGGTTCGAAGGCGCCGACGACGCACAGACACCGTTGGCCGACTGGCTGCGCACCCGCGATGTCGACGAGGTGGACGTCGTGGGGATAGCCACTGACTACTGCGTGCGTGCCACCGCAGCGGATGCTGTTCGGGCCGGGTTGCGCACCCGGGTACTGGCGGACCTGACGGCCGGGGTGGCAGCGGATTCCACTGCCGCGGCCCTCGAGGAACTGCGGGCCGCCACGGTCGCGATCGTGGGCGCATGA
- a CDS encoding DUF1206 domain-containing protein, with amino-acid sequence MAENSVHGAVDRATSTNAFEYAARAGYATSGVLHLLVGYIVARLALGGGGGASQNADQSGALATVASSTGGAVTLWLAAVGLFGLAAWRLAETVVGSHPNEPGDEDKGAKKQLKRVKSLALAIVYCGLAISAIRFASGSGQSSGQKNAGMSAELMQSVWGKALLIIVGLVVIVIGGYHVYKGASEKFLDDLKTSGGSVVTPLGKVGYIAKGAVFAGAGLLVIIATVTADPAKASGIDAAVKALGEAPFGKFLLLAAALGFAAYGAFCFTMARFARM; translated from the coding sequence ATGGCCGAAAACAGCGTTCACGGCGCCGTGGACCGAGCGACAAGCACCAACGCCTTCGAGTACGCCGCTCGCGCGGGATATGCGACCAGCGGGGTACTGCACCTGCTGGTGGGTTACATCGTGGCGCGACTCGCTCTGGGAGGCGGCGGTGGGGCCAGCCAGAACGCCGACCAGTCGGGCGCGCTGGCCACCGTGGCGTCGAGCACCGGCGGCGCGGTGACCCTCTGGCTCGCCGCGGTGGGACTCTTCGGCCTCGCAGCCTGGCGGCTGGCCGAAACCGTCGTGGGTTCCCATCCCAACGAACCCGGTGACGAAGACAAGGGCGCCAAGAAACAACTCAAGAGGGTCAAGTCGTTGGCCTTGGCGATCGTGTACTGCGGGCTGGCGATATCGGCCATCCGGTTCGCCAGCGGGAGCGGCCAGTCAAGTGGCCAGAAGAATGCCGGAATGTCGGCAGAGCTGATGCAATCCGTTTGGGGCAAAGCCCTTCTCATCATCGTGGGCCTCGTCGTCATCGTCATCGGCGGCTACCACGTGTACAAAGGCGCGTCGGAGAAGTTCCTCGACGATCTCAAGACCTCCGGCGGGTCGGTGGTCACCCCGCTGGGCAAGGTGGGCTACATCGCCAAGGGTGCGGTGTTCGCCGGCGCGGGGTTACTGGTCATCATCGCCACGGTGACGGCCGACCCGGCCAAGGCGTCCGGTATCGACGCTGCGGTCAAAGCGCTGGGTGAGGCACCGTTCGGGAAGTTCCTGTTGCTGGCCGCAGCGCTCGGCTTCGCCGCATACGGCGCCTTCTGTTTCACGATGGCGCGCTTCGCCCGGATGTGA
- a CDS encoding prenyltransferase, with translation MAHSGLSADLPAVPGVLSAEQCLATATSITRAQEPSGAIPWSPMGHTDPWDHVECAMALTVAGLMEPARAAFEWCRREQRADGSWPLQFRAGVIEDANSDSNFCAYIATGVWHHVLVTGDDAFARHMWPTVRAAIDFVIGLQLAGGEICWARGSSGPLEEALVTGCASIYQSMRCALALANHVGEPQPEWEVACGSLGHALVAHPKSFTEKPHHSMDWYYPILGGALRGPGAEERIAGRWADFVVDGLGIRCVDDRPWVTGAETCELVLALDAMGDPDKALEQFANMQHLRERDGSYWTGLVYADGKRWPVERTTWTGAAVILAADALSQTTAGHGIFRAEELPRGLETDFDCECVVSER, from the coding sequence GTGGCGCACTCTGGCTTGTCGGCTGACCTGCCCGCCGTGCCCGGTGTCCTCTCTGCCGAGCAGTGCCTGGCCACCGCGACCTCGATAACCCGCGCCCAGGAACCCTCCGGTGCGATCCCCTGGTCGCCGATGGGGCACACCGACCCCTGGGATCACGTCGAGTGCGCCATGGCGTTGACGGTCGCCGGTCTCATGGAACCGGCCCGGGCCGCATTCGAATGGTGCCGTCGCGAACAGCGTGCCGACGGGTCGTGGCCCCTGCAGTTCCGCGCCGGGGTCATCGAGGATGCCAACAGCGACAGCAACTTCTGCGCCTACATCGCCACCGGGGTGTGGCACCACGTGCTGGTCACCGGCGACGACGCCTTCGCCCGTCACATGTGGCCGACGGTGCGCGCCGCCATCGACTTCGTGATCGGCCTGCAGCTCGCAGGTGGCGAAATCTGTTGGGCCCGTGGCAGTTCCGGCCCTCTAGAAGAGGCGCTGGTCACCGGTTGCGCCAGCATCTACCAGAGCATGCGCTGTGCACTGGCGCTGGCCAACCATGTGGGTGAGCCGCAGCCGGAATGGGAAGTGGCCTGTGGCTCACTGGGACACGCCCTGGTGGCACACCCGAAGTCCTTCACCGAGAAGCCCCACCATTCAATGGACTGGTACTACCCCATCCTGGGCGGGGCACTGCGTGGCCCCGGCGCCGAGGAGCGGATCGCCGGACGCTGGGCCGACTTCGTGGTCGACGGTCTCGGCATCCGATGCGTTGACGACCGGCCGTGGGTGACCGGGGCGGAGACCTGCGAGCTGGTCCTTGCCCTGGACGCCATGGGCGACCCGGACAAGGCCCTCGAACAGTTCGCGAACATGCAGCACCTGCGCGAACGGGACGGTTCCTACTGGACCGGCCTGGTGTACGCCGACGGCAAGCGCTGGCCCGTGGAACGGACCACCTGGACCGGGGCCGCGGTGATCCTGGCCGCCGACGCACTCTCCCAGACCACCGCAGGCCACGGTATCTTCCGCGCGGAGGAGCTGCCCCGAGGCTTGGAGACCGACTTCGATTGTGAGTGTGTCGTCAGCGAGCGCTAG
- a CDS encoding nuclear transport factor 2 family protein: protein MTSYTDAEILAVVQRSPAAAGRHDRDEWVGLFTTDGTVEDPVGSAPHRGHNAIGRFYETFIAPRDVMFHPDADIVSGMTVIRDLTLEVRMGAGVTMMIPAILRYVVRGTDSGLRIAELQAFWELPQMLGQFVRRGVPAVPVALGLSRSLLTNQHIGGALGFLTGLHRPAQRQRPTTEALVRALTGGDQLTARRLLGTGAGVTLGDDEPAAIDALGTRLQGASEHKRITAGATTAVSLRSAQGPVVLLIDTEPLAVRCYG, encoded by the coding sequence ATGACCTCCTACACGGACGCCGAGATCCTGGCGGTGGTGCAGCGGTCGCCGGCGGCGGCGGGCCGGCACGATCGCGACGAGTGGGTGGGGCTGTTCACCACCGACGGCACTGTCGAGGATCCGGTCGGCTCGGCGCCGCACCGTGGCCACAACGCCATCGGGCGGTTCTACGAGACCTTCATCGCGCCACGGGACGTCATGTTCCATCCGGATGCCGACATCGTGTCTGGGATGACGGTGATCCGGGACCTCACCCTGGAAGTCCGCATGGGTGCCGGGGTGACGATGATGATTCCCGCCATTCTGCGGTACGTCGTGCGGGGTACTGACTCTGGGCTCAGAATCGCTGAGCTGCAGGCGTTTTGGGAGCTACCCCAGATGCTCGGGCAGTTCGTCCGTCGAGGTGTGCCCGCGGTGCCGGTGGCGCTCGGGCTGAGCCGGTCTCTGCTGACCAATCAGCACATCGGCGGCGCATTGGGCTTCCTGACCGGTCTGCACCGCCCGGCACAGCGGCAGCGCCCGACGACCGAGGCCCTGGTGCGCGCTTTGACCGGGGGAGATCAGCTCACCGCCCGCAGGCTGCTGGGCACCGGTGCGGGCGTGACACTGGGAGACGATGAACCGGCCGCCATCGACGCGCTGGGGACACGATTGCAGGGTGCCAGCGAGCACAAGCGCATCACCGCCGGTGCCACCACTGCGGTGTCGTTGCGCAGTGCGCAAGGGCCCGTCGTGTTGCTGATCGACACCGAACCGCTGGCGGTCCGCTGCTACGGGTAG
- a CDS encoding aminotransferase has product MTTFDFFAASELPVPDLSPSDAAAIAHTHFGIEAEASPLGSQQDANFLLRASSDDGATLGVLKVANPAFTRIEIEAQDAAARFIAEREPTVRTACNVGPTGRRAVAEVATAAGATHHARIIEYLPGGTLSGERYVAPARWAAHGTVTGTVLRALSAFDHPGVDRVLQWDLRHADRTIDLLSGYVTDPGRRALIEQETARAWRAVADIADLLPVQAIHGDLTDDNVVCSADTDQIPDGVIDFGDLTRSWAVSELAVAASCVMRHEGGEPAATLPLIAAFHRQRPLSVPEIAALWPLVILRAATLVVSGHQQAAIDRDNEYATSALEGEWRIFRRSVSVPSAVMAGLIADALGVQAPVAPLPAAQLIAGSCAQMLDLSTEADDLDAGRWLDTDCEDRLAHAALDSGAQLVATRYGHPRLTRSTVLQAESPATVPTGIDVWLGADMAGTALTAPWDGVVDTSVDGELIIVGPDGVLHIRGAGWQPSVTAGQTIGRGTALGRATGRLWLQLTSETDVVVPDFVRPEYAPGWLALTRDPLPLLGVDGPEGPGEDSAELLARRDRWFAAVQEQYYAHPPRIERGWREHLQDTDGRSYLDMVNNVTSIGHGHPELADAVARQWRKLNTNSRFNYRAVVEFSERLAATLPAPLDTVFLVNSGSEAVDLALRLAFTTTGRQDVVAVAEAYHGWTYATDAISTSVADNPNALTTRPAWVHTVPSPNSFRGRYRGTEASRYAPEAVAVIEELAAGGQPPAAFIAEPFYGNAGGVALPEGYLDAVYRAVRASGGLAIADEVQVGYGRLGGWFWGFQQQAVVPDIVTVAKAMGNGQPLGAVITTKAIADAYRKEGYFFSSAGGSPVSSVVGLTVLDIIARDGLQANAWTVGEHLRTRLTELAARHPLIGAVHGSGLYMGVELVRDRQTLEPAVAETAAICERMRELGVIVQPTGDHMCVLKMKPPMCLSISSADFFVDTLDRVLRTGWW; this is encoded by the coding sequence ATGACGACGTTCGACTTCTTCGCCGCATCCGAGTTGCCGGTTCCCGACCTGAGCCCCTCCGACGCCGCCGCCATTGCGCACACGCATTTCGGCATCGAGGCCGAAGCGTCGCCGCTGGGCAGCCAGCAAGATGCCAACTTCCTGCTCCGTGCATCGTCGGATGACGGTGCCACGCTGGGAGTGCTCAAGGTCGCCAATCCGGCATTCACGCGGATAGAGATCGAGGCGCAGGACGCCGCCGCCCGGTTCATCGCCGAGCGGGAGCCGACGGTGCGCACCGCTTGCAACGTCGGACCGACCGGGCGCCGGGCAGTGGCCGAAGTCGCGACGGCGGCCGGCGCCACCCACCATGCCCGCATCATCGAGTACCTGCCCGGCGGCACGCTGAGTGGCGAACGCTATGTCGCACCGGCACGTTGGGCCGCACATGGCACGGTCACCGGGACGGTGTTGCGGGCACTGTCGGCCTTCGATCACCCCGGCGTCGACCGGGTGCTGCAGTGGGATCTTCGGCACGCCGACCGCACCATCGATCTGCTGTCGGGCTATGTCACCGATCCGGGGAGGCGCGCGCTCATCGAACAGGAGACCGCGCGCGCCTGGCGCGCCGTCGCCGACATCGCCGACCTCCTCCCGGTCCAGGCCATCCACGGCGATCTCACCGATGACAACGTCGTGTGTTCCGCCGACACCGACCAGATCCCGGACGGGGTAATCGATTTCGGCGATCTCACCCGATCGTGGGCGGTGTCCGAACTCGCCGTGGCCGCGTCCTGCGTGATGCGCCACGAAGGCGGAGAACCCGCCGCGACGCTGCCCTTGATCGCGGCATTTCACCGGCAGCGGCCACTGAGTGTGCCCGAGATCGCCGCGCTGTGGCCCCTGGTGATCCTGCGGGCCGCCACCCTGGTGGTCAGTGGACACCAGCAGGCCGCCATCGATCGCGACAACGAGTATGCGACAAGCGCTCTCGAGGGTGAGTGGCGGATCTTCCGCCGGTCGGTCTCGGTGCCGTCCGCGGTGATGGCCGGGCTGATCGCCGATGCCCTGGGCGTGCAAGCGCCAGTGGCTCCGCTGCCGGCTGCACAGCTCATCGCCGGGAGCTGTGCCCAGATGCTGGACCTGAGCACCGAAGCCGACGATCTCGACGCCGGCCGGTGGCTGGACACCGACTGCGAGGACCGCCTGGCCCACGCCGCGCTGGACAGCGGCGCTCAGCTGGTCGCCACGCGATACGGACACCCGAGGCTCACCAGGTCCACTGTGCTGCAGGCAGAATCTCCGGCAACCGTACCCACCGGTATCGACGTATGGCTGGGTGCCGACATGGCCGGCACCGCACTCACCGCGCCGTGGGACGGTGTGGTGGACACCAGCGTTGACGGCGAACTCATCATCGTCGGTCCCGACGGCGTTCTGCACATCCGGGGCGCGGGGTGGCAACCGAGCGTCACCGCGGGGCAGACGATCGGGCGCGGTACCGCGCTGGGCCGGGCAACAGGCCGGCTGTGGCTGCAGCTCACCAGCGAAACCGACGTTGTGGTACCGGATTTCGTACGACCCGAGTACGCGCCGGGCTGGCTGGCCCTGACCCGGGACCCGTTGCCCCTGCTGGGCGTGGACGGTCCGGAAGGTCCCGGCGAGGACAGCGCCGAGCTGTTGGCCCGGCGGGACCGCTGGTTCGCCGCAGTCCAGGAGCAGTACTACGCGCATCCCCCACGCATCGAACGCGGCTGGCGTGAACACCTGCAGGACACCGACGGTCGCAGCTACCTGGACATGGTGAACAACGTGACCAGCATCGGGCACGGCCATCCCGAACTCGCCGATGCCGTTGCCAGACAGTGGCGCAAGCTCAACACCAACTCCCGGTTCAACTATCGCGCGGTGGTGGAGTTCTCCGAACGGCTGGCGGCGACACTGCCCGCACCCCTGGACACGGTGTTCCTGGTGAACTCCGGATCCGAGGCGGTGGACCTGGCACTGCGGCTGGCGTTCACCACGACGGGCCGCCAGGACGTGGTGGCGGTGGCCGAGGCCTATCACGGGTGGACCTACGCCACCGACGCCATCTCGACATCGGTGGCCGACAATCCGAACGCGCTGACAACCCGGCCGGCCTGGGTACACACCGTGCCCTCACCCAACAGTTTCCGCGGCCGCTACCGCGGCACCGAGGCAAGCCGGTACGCGCCCGAGGCCGTGGCGGTGATCGAAGAACTGGCCGCCGGTGGTCAGCCGCCGGCGGCGTTCATCGCCGAACCGTTCTACGGCAACGCCGGCGGCGTCGCCCTGCCCGAGGGCTACCTGGACGCCGTGTACCGCGCCGTGCGGGCATCCGGCGGGCTGGCGATAGCCGACGAAGTACAGGTGGGCTACGGCCGGCTCGGGGGCTGGTTCTGGGGATTCCAACAGCAGGCGGTGGTGCCGGACATCGTGACCGTCGCCAAAGCGATGGGCAACGGTCAGCCGCTGGGGGCGGTCATCACCACCAAGGCCATCGCCGATGCCTACCGCAAGGAGGGGTATTTCTTCTCCTCCGCCGGCGGCAGCCCGGTATCCAGCGTGGTGGGCCTGACCGTACTGGACATCATCGCGCGCGACGGCCTGCAGGCCAACGCGTGGACCGTGGGCGAACACCTGCGGACGCGGCTCACCGAGCTGGCCGCACGCCACCCGCTGATCGGCGCGGTGCACGGCAGCGGCCTGTACATGGGTGTCGAGCTGGTCCGGGACCGGCAGACCCTGGAGCCGGCGGTCGCGGAGACGGCCGCGATCTGTGAACGGATGCGTGAGCTCGGGGTGATCGTCCAGCCGACCGGAGACCACATGTGCGTGCTGAAGATGAAGCCGCCGATGTGCCTGTCGATCTCCTCCGCCGACTTCTTCGTCGACACCCTCGACCGGGTGCTGCGCACCGGATGGTGGTGA
- a CDS encoding DMT family transporter encodes MRLSPDRRATLLVPAAAGVTVLLWASSFVVIRAAGADLSPGPLAFTRMFVGTAVLLVVAARYRRPLPRGRGLALVIGYGVLWFAGYTVVLNWAEQHLDAGTAALLVNFAPIIVAVFAGLFLGEGFRRTLVIGIAVAFSGIVLIAVGGSGGGANDGLGITLGLLAAVLYAASVLLQKVALRSVDGVTATWLGCAAGLIATTPFAPQAFDELAHAPVRAILGVVFLGVGPTAIAFLTWAYALTRTDAGTLTATTLVVPAIAIALSWVFLGEIPTPLGFVGGALALLGVAITRRTPHP; translated from the coding sequence ATGCGGCTTTCCCCTGACCGGCGCGCTACCCTGCTGGTCCCCGCCGCCGCCGGTGTCACCGTCCTGCTGTGGGCGTCGTCGTTTGTGGTGATCCGGGCGGCCGGCGCGGACTTGTCGCCGGGACCCCTGGCTTTCACCCGCATGTTCGTCGGCACCGCGGTACTGCTGGTCGTCGCCGCCCGGTACCGGCGTCCCCTCCCACGCGGCCGCGGCCTGGCGCTGGTGATCGGTTACGGGGTGCTGTGGTTTGCGGGGTACACCGTGGTGCTGAACTGGGCTGAACAGCACCTCGATGCCGGCACGGCGGCTCTGCTGGTGAACTTCGCGCCCATCATCGTCGCAGTGTTCGCGGGACTGTTCCTCGGTGAAGGTTTTCGGCGAACCCTCGTCATCGGTATTGCCGTCGCGTTCTCCGGCATCGTGCTGATCGCTGTCGGCGGCTCCGGCGGCGGCGCCAACGACGGGCTCGGCATCACACTGGGGCTGCTGGCTGCCGTGCTCTACGCCGCCAGCGTGCTGCTGCAGAAGGTGGCGCTGCGCTCCGTCGACGGGGTGACGGCCACCTGGCTGGGTTGCGCGGCGGGCCTGATCGCCACCACCCCGTTCGCGCCCCAGGCATTCGACGAGCTGGCCCATGCCCCGGTGCGGGCCATCCTCGGGGTGGTGTTCCTCGGGGTCGGGCCTACCGCCATCGCCTTCCTGACGTGGGCATACGCCCTGACCCGGACCGACGCCGGCACCCTGACGGCCACCACCTTGGTGGTGCCCGCCATCGCCATCGCACTGTCCTGGGTCTTCCTCGGAGAGATCCCGACCCCGCTCGGTTTCGTGGGCGGCGCACTGGCCCTGCTGGGCGTCGCCATCACGCGCCGCACGCCACACCCCTGA